A genomic stretch from Desulfohalobium retbaense DSM 5692 includes:
- a CDS encoding type I secretion system permease/ATPase yields the protein MTQKASPSAAIHAQSSGTSRKQREHVVSPGTVDYESPLVQALSIASSQLGRPIRQDVLKAGLPQKAQDPTVSQCIRAAEQAGMHARLVRRDLGKISSLVLPCVALLQEGNAAVVTGIEDGRVKAIFPEVPEATQTLPLEEFEKQYTGYAIFCQLAYRADKRASDIKLLETKDWFWGTIKRFWPIYKHVVPASIMVNLLALASPIFIMNVYDRVVPNAALDTLWVLAFGVAVAYGFDFLLRILRGYFVDTAGKNADVLIASKLMQQLLAMRMDHRPESTGTLANNIREYESLREFFSSTTLLALIDLPFIALFIVVIAYIGGPMAIAPAVAVPIVLFVGVVIQQPFQRVVAQSYKENAQKNALIVEAVNSMETIKANMAEGQVQGRWEEAVGMSAVSSAKAKSLSNFSISFSQFAAHFASIGIIVWGVYRIAQGDLTLGGLIACNILVGRAMAPLGAIAAMLTRLQQSRMALKSLDMLMRVPNERSAEKETLAAGELEPSVGFDSLEFEYPGTQIQSLHDVSFHIQAGERVGIIGAMGSGKSTLAKLLMGFYEPQKGSIRLGGIDIRQLDPSELRRRVGYVPQDPRLMYGSVRDNIVLGMPALDDHSVLRAASLAGVLDFVHKHPAGFGIPVGEEGRYLSGGQRQSVALARALVLDPDLLVLDEPTSSMDNRTEAQIKARLQQILPDKTLILITHRRSMLALVDRLVVLDQGRVAADGPKEEILRALQQGALMRPPKTGRTQAD from the coding sequence ATGACCCAAAAGGCTTCCCCTTCCGCCGCAATCCACGCCCAGTCTTCTGGGACGTCGCGTAAGCAACGAGAGCATGTGGTTTCTCCTGGAACCGTTGATTATGAATCTCCACTTGTTCAGGCGTTGTCCATTGCGTCCTCCCAGTTAGGGCGTCCCATTCGCCAGGATGTCCTCAAGGCAGGGTTGCCCCAAAAGGCTCAGGACCCGACCGTTTCGCAGTGTATCCGGGCTGCCGAGCAGGCCGGCATGCACGCCCGTCTTGTCCGCCGGGATTTGGGCAAGATTTCTTCCCTGGTCTTGCCGTGCGTTGCCCTTTTGCAGGAAGGCAATGCCGCTGTTGTGACTGGCATTGAGGACGGGAGGGTCAAGGCGATTTTCCCTGAAGTTCCGGAAGCGACGCAGACACTGCCGTTGGAAGAATTCGAAAAGCAGTACACCGGCTATGCCATATTTTGTCAGCTCGCTTACCGGGCCGATAAACGGGCTAGTGATATCAAGCTGTTGGAGACCAAGGATTGGTTTTGGGGAACCATCAAGCGGTTCTGGCCGATCTACAAGCATGTGGTCCCCGCCAGTATTATGGTCAACCTGCTGGCCTTGGCGAGCCCTATTTTTATAATGAACGTCTATGACCGGGTAGTGCCCAATGCGGCCCTGGACACATTATGGGTCCTCGCTTTCGGAGTCGCGGTCGCCTATGGCTTTGATTTTTTGCTGCGCATCTTGCGTGGCTATTTTGTCGATACTGCGGGCAAGAATGCGGATGTGCTTATTGCCAGCAAGCTCATGCAGCAGCTATTGGCCATGCGTATGGACCATCGCCCGGAATCGACCGGGACATTGGCGAACAATATTCGAGAATACGAGTCCCTGCGGGAATTTTTCAGTTCAACAACCCTTCTTGCTTTGATCGATCTGCCGTTTATCGCCCTGTTCATTGTCGTTATTGCGTATATCGGCGGACCGATGGCTATCGCTCCAGCAGTGGCTGTGCCGATTGTTTTGTTTGTTGGCGTCGTCATACAGCAGCCCTTTCAGCGTGTTGTGGCCCAGAGCTATAAAGAAAATGCTCAAAAAAATGCTCTTATCGTCGAAGCCGTGAATTCCATGGAGACCATCAAGGCCAATATGGCCGAGGGCCAGGTTCAGGGGCGGTGGGAAGAAGCGGTGGGCATGAGCGCGGTCTCGTCGGCCAAGGCGAAATCCCTGTCCAATTTTTCGATCAGTTTTTCCCAGTTTGCCGCCCATTTTGCGAGTATCGGCATTATTGTCTGGGGGGTCTATCGTATTGCCCAGGGGGATTTGACTCTAGGCGGTTTGATTGCCTGCAATATTCTGGTCGGACGGGCTATGGCTCCCCTGGGCGCGATTGCCGCCATGTTGACGCGTCTGCAACAGTCACGCATGGCGCTCAAGAGTCTGGACATGCTCATGCGCGTGCCCAATGAACGGTCTGCAGAAAAGGAAACTCTGGCCGCCGGCGAACTCGAACCCAGCGTTGGTTTTGATTCGCTCGAATTTGAATACCCGGGGACACAGATCCAATCCCTTCACGATGTCTCGTTTCATATCCAGGCCGGGGAACGGGTCGGTATTATCGGGGCCATGGGGTCGGGAAAAAGCACATTGGCAAAATTACTCATGGGGTTCTACGAGCCCCAGAAAGGATCTATACGGCTGGGAGGGATTGACATCAGGCAATTGGATCCCTCCGAACTCCGTCGCCGTGTCGGCTACGTGCCCCAGGACCCCCGGCTGATGTATGGAAGTGTTCGGGACAATATTGTGCTTGGCATGCCTGCTTTGGACGATCATAGCGTCTTGCGGGCCGCGTCGCTGGCCGGGGTGCTGGATTTTGTGCACAAGCATCCGGCCGGGTTCGGCATTCCGGTGGGGGAAGAGGGGAGGTATTTGTCCGGCGGACAGCGGCAGTCCGTGGCCTTGGCCAGGGCGTTGGTTTTAGATCCGGATCTTTTGGTGCTCGATGAGCCGACAAGTTCGATGGACAACAGGACCGAAGCCCAAATCAAGGCCCGCCTGCAGCAGATTCTCCCCGATAAGACGCTGATCCTTATCACCCATCGTCGGAGCATGCTGGCGCTGGTTGACCGGCTGGTTGTTCTGGATCAAGGGCGTGTCGCGGCTGACGGCCCCAAGGAAGAAATTTTGCGCGCCTTGCAGCAAGGGGCTTTGATGCGTCCTCCGAAAACCGGCCGAACGCAAGCGGATTGA
- a CDS encoding HlyD family type I secretion periplasmic adaptor subunit, translating into MTRKRRKAVAPKTSELDFLHVGDAAIHRKGYRSAYVLSAAIILCICALIAWAHFAILDEVTRGVGKVVSSRRTQVIQNLEGGIIEDILVDENQLVDEGDVLVRLSNVTAVSQVQDAYHQSLQHRAAIARLQAEVQGKEPEFSEELLREAPDIVEDQRAIYEARKRQLEQEVRVLRSQYTQKLQEVAEMKSRKKQMEANLAVALEQRDIAEPLVKKQIYPRVEFLQLEREIISLRGNLETLELSIPRANNAAIEVRERLEQRRAEFEAAALEEMNRQRVQFNSLQELLTAGEDRVQRTDVRSPVRGTIKQLLVNTIGGVIQPGEPIMEIVPVDDTLLVEASIRPADIAFIHPGQKAMIKVSAYDFSIYGGLEGVVEQISADTLSNEEGESFYKVKLRTRTNALTYRGNTLPIIPGMTATVDVLTGKKSVLDYLLKPIFKAKQNALRER; encoded by the coding sequence ATGACCAGAAAGCGAAGAAAAGCGGTTGCACCGAAAACGAGCGAGCTCGATTTTCTCCATGTCGGTGATGCGGCGATCCACAGAAAAGGATACCGCTCGGCGTACGTGCTTTCTGCGGCCATAATCCTTTGTATTTGCGCCCTGATTGCCTGGGCCCATTTCGCCATCCTTGATGAAGTCACCCGCGGCGTCGGGAAGGTGGTCTCGTCGAGACGAACACAGGTTATCCAGAATCTTGAGGGGGGGATTATTGAAGATATCCTGGTGGATGAAAATCAGCTTGTCGATGAGGGCGATGTCCTCGTGCGACTGAGCAATGTGACGGCCGTCAGCCAAGTGCAGGACGCCTACCACCAATCCCTGCAACACCGCGCCGCAATCGCTCGTCTGCAAGCAGAGGTTCAGGGAAAAGAGCCTGAATTCTCAGAAGAGTTGCTTCGGGAAGCCCCGGATATTGTCGAGGACCAGCGCGCCATCTATGAAGCGCGAAAACGGCAGTTAGAGCAGGAAGTTCGCGTTTTGCGCTCCCAATATACGCAAAAGCTCCAAGAAGTTGCCGAGATGAAAAGCCGTAAAAAGCAAATGGAGGCGAATCTTGCCGTGGCCCTGGAGCAGCGCGATATCGCAGAACCGCTGGTTAAAAAACAGATTTACCCCCGGGTAGAATTCCTCCAGCTTGAACGGGAGATTATCAGCCTGCGCGGCAACCTGGAGACATTGGAACTTTCCATTCCCCGGGCCAATAATGCGGCAATCGAAGTCCGCGAACGTCTTGAACAGCGTCGAGCCGAATTTGAGGCCGCGGCGCTGGAGGAGATGAACCGGCAGCGGGTGCAGTTCAATTCCCTTCAGGAACTGCTGACTGCAGGCGAGGATCGTGTCCAACGCACAGATGTCCGTTCCCCCGTGCGCGGTACTATTAAGCAACTTCTCGTGAACACGATCGGAGGCGTGATCCAACCCGGCGAACCCATCATGGAAATCGTTCCTGTGGATGACACCTTATTGGTCGAAGCATCGATCCGCCCGGCTGATATCGCCTTTATCCATCCAGGGCAAAAGGCGATGATCAAGGTTTCGGCGTATGACTTTTCCATCTACGGCGGTCTTGAAGGTGTGGTAGAGCAAATAAGCGCTGACACCCTGTCCAATGAAGAAGGGGAGAGTTTTTATAAGGTCAAATTGCGGACCAGAACCAATGCGTTGACGTACAGGGGCAACACTTTGCCCATCATTCCGGGTATGACGGCCACAGTAGATGTTTTAACCGGGAAAAAGTCCGTTCTCGACTATTTGCTCAAGCCGATCTTCAAGGCCAAACAAAACGCCTTGCGAGAGCGGTGA
- a CDS encoding transglutaminase-like cysteine peptidase — MGAQQQPQRIVSLLTQHIVWVLLLLGVLGLADTAGAAPKTAGRVLGALSFRGSLSALPQWKRVVREAPQEVSLLGNCTVGAQGCPDAATTWQALLEQGNDLSERQQLQKVNARLNRWPYRMDPEAYGVFDYWATPLEFLRQSGDCEDFCIVKYYALREMGFAVERLRIVVVRDTIRNVTHAVLRVQLADKAVILDNLSDLVVSQDKYGHYHPQYSVNEHYRWAHVIPRQHSPTSLSTLRPR; from the coding sequence ATGGGTGCTCAGCAACAACCGCAACGGATTGTTTCACTTTTGACGCAGCATATTGTGTGGGTCCTCCTTCTTCTGGGCGTCTTGGGTCTGGCCGACACAGCCGGTGCGGCCCCAAAAACGGCGGGGCGAGTGCTGGGCGCCTTGTCCTTTCGTGGCTCCTTGAGCGCTTTGCCGCAATGGAAACGGGTCGTCCGTGAAGCTCCGCAAGAGGTGTCCCTGCTCGGAAATTGCACTGTGGGCGCTCAAGGCTGCCCTGATGCGGCCACAACCTGGCAGGCACTCCTGGAACAGGGGAACGATCTGTCTGAACGACAACAACTCCAAAAGGTGAATGCCCGACTGAACCGTTGGCCCTATCGGATGGATCCTGAAGCCTATGGGGTGTTTGATTATTGGGCGACGCCGCTGGAATTCCTCCGTCAATCCGGAGATTGCGAGGATTTCTGTATCGTCAAATATTATGCGCTACGGGAGATGGGCTTTGCGGTTGAAAGGCTCCGCATTGTCGTGGTTCGGGATACAATCCGGAATGTCACCCATGCGGTGCTCCGCGTCCAGCTTGCCGACAAGGCCGTGATCCTCGACAATTTGTCAGATCTCGTTGTGTCTCAGGACAAATATGGCCATTACCACCCTCAATATTCAGTGAATGAACACTACCGGTGGGCACATGTCATTCCGCGTCAGCATTCCCCCACCTCCCTCTCTACCTTGAGACCGCGGTGA